A genomic segment from Glycine soja cultivar W05 chromosome 20, ASM419377v2, whole genome shotgun sequence encodes:
- the LOC114403371 gene encoding ARM REPEAT PROTEIN INTERACTING WITH ABF2-like isoform X2, with amino-acid sequence MELQRRQDQSLSQRKGQKRKLDEEQHHEDRQILPAPPTADERAALLSDVAEQVSILESTFTWNEADRSAAKRATHALADLAKNEDVVNVIVEGGAIPVLVKHLQAPPLSDLVQHPLPFEHEVEKGSAFALGLLAVKRHRNGLTSRAINSLIRRAADAITNLAHENSNIKTRVRMEGGIPPLAHLLDFADAKVQRAAAGALRTLAFKNDENKNQIVECNALPTLILMLRSEDAAVHYEAVGVIGNLVHSSPNIKKEVLLAGALQPVIGLLSSCCSESQREAALLLGQFAATDSDCKVHIVQRGAVRPLIEMLQSPDVQLREMSAFALGRLAQDPHNQAGIAHNGGLVPLLKLLDSKNGSLQHNAAFALYGLADNEDNVSDFIRVGGVQRLQDGEFIVQATKDCVAKTLKRLEEKIHGRVLNHLLYLMRASEKGCQRQVALALAHLCSSDDQRIIFIDHYGLELLIGLLGSSSSKQQLDGAVALSKLANKALTLSPVDAAPPSPTPQVYLGEQYVNNATLSDVTFLVEGKRFYAHRICLLASSDAFRAMFDGGYREKEARDIEIPNIRWEIFELMMRFVYCGSVDVTLDIALDLLRAANQYLLEGLKRLCEYTIAQDISPENVSSMYELSEAFNAISLRHACILFILEQFDKLSSRPGHSLLIQRIIPEIRNYFVKALTKANSHDNRL; translated from the exons ATGGAACTTCAGAGGCGCCAAGATCAGAGCCTCTCCCAGCGGAAGGGCCAGAAACGGAAGCTCGACGAGGAGCAGCACCACGAGGACCGCCAGATCTTGCCGGCGCCGCCCACCGCCGACGAGCGCGCCGCACTCCTATCCGACGTCGCCGAACAGGTGAGCATCCTCGAGTCGACTTTCACGTGGAACGAAGCGGACAGATCCGCGGCCAAGCGCGCCACTCACGCGCTCGCCGATCTCGCGAAGAATG AGGATGTGGTGAACGTGATTGTTGAAGGAGGCGCGATTCCGGTGTTGGTGAAGCATCTTCAAGCGCCGCCTCTCAGTGACCTTGTCCAGCATCCGTTGCCGTTTGAGCACGAGGTTGAGAAAGGGAGCGCTTTCGCACTAGGACTTCTTGCCGTCAAG AGGCACAGGAATGGCTTAACTTCTCGTGCTATTAATAGTCTCATTCGTAGGGCAGCAGATGCTATTACTAATCTTGCTCATGAGAACAGCAACATTAAAACCCGTGTCAG GATGGAAGGTGGAATTCCACCACTTGCTCATTTGCTTGATTTTGCTGATGCAAAGGTGCAAAGAGCAGCTGCTGGTGCTCTGCGAACCCTGGCttttaaaaatgatgaaaataaaaatcag ATAGTCGAATGCAATGCTCTTCCAACTTTGATTCTAATGCTACGTTCTGAAGATGCTGCTGTTCATTATGAAGCG GTTGGTGTGATTGGAAATTTAGTCCACTCTTCACCTAATATAAAGAAAGAAGTTCTTCTCGCTGGAGCTTTACAACCAGTTATTGGATTACTTAG TTCCTGCTGCTCTGAAAGCCAGAGAGAAGCAGCCTTGTTACTTGGACAATTTGCAGCAACTGATTCAGACTGCAAG GTTCACATTGTACAGAGAGGTGCTGTCCGACCTTTGATAGAGATGCTTCAGTCTCCTGATGTACAACTCAGGGAAATGTCTGCTTTTGCATTGGGAAGATTGGCCcag GACCCACATAACCAGGCTGGTATTGCACACAATGGTGGCTTAGTGCCGTTGCTCAAGCTTCTTGACTCAAAAAATGGGTCTTTGCAACATAATGCTGCTTTTGCTCTTTATGGCCTTGCAGATAATGAG GATAATGTGTCCGATTTCATTAGGGTAGGTGGAGTTCAAAGACTGCAGGATGGAGAATTTATTGTTCAA GCAACTAAAGATTGTGTAGCCAAAACGTTGAAAAGATTAGAGGAGAAGATTCATGGTCGT GTGCTGAACCATTTGTTATATCTCATGCGAGCTTCAGAAAAGGGCTGTCAAAGACAAGTTGCTTTGGCTCTTGCACATCTTTGCTCTTCAGATGATCAGAGAATAATTTTTATCGATCACTATG GTCTTGAGTTGCTTATTGGGCTTCTTGGCTCATCTAGCTCTAAGCAGCAACTTGATGGTGCTGTAGCTTTAAGCAAGTTAGCCAATAAAGCCTTGACCTTGTCTCCTGTGGATGCTGCTCCTCCTTCTCCAACACCACAG GTCTATTTAGGAGAGCAGTATGTAAACAATGCTACATTGTCTGACGTTACATTTTTGGTTGAAG GCAAACGATTTTATGCTCATCGAATTTGTCTTCTTGCATCATCAGATGCATTTCGTGCAATGTTTGATGGTGGTTACAGG GAGAAGGAGGCAAGGGACATAGAGATTCCAAATATTAGATGGGAGATTTTTGAGTTGATGATGAG ATTTGTATATTGTGGATCAGTTGATGTCACTCTGGATATTGCTCTAGATCTTCTCCGAGCAGCCAATCAATATCTTTTGGAAGGACTTAAGAGACTCTGTGAGTACACAATTGCACAG GATATATCGCCAGAGAATGTGTCAAGTATGTATGAACTTTCAGAAGCCTTCAATGCAATATCATTGAGGCATGCATGCATCCTTTTTATCTTGGAGCAATTTGATAAATTGAGTTCAAGGCCAGG GCACTCTCTTCTGATTCAGCGCATAATACCAGAGATCCGCAATTACTTTGTTAAAGCTCTTACAAAGGCCAACTCTCATGACAACCGACTGTAG
- the LOC114403371 gene encoding ARM REPEAT PROTEIN INTERACTING WITH ABF2-like isoform X1, translating to MELQRRQDQSLSQRKGQKRKLDEEQHHEDRQILPAPPTADERAALLSDVAEQVSILESTFTWNEADRSAAKRATHALADLAKNEDVVNVIVEGGAIPVLVKHLQAPPLSDLVQHPLPFEHEVEKGSAFALGLLAVKPEHQQLIVDSSALTHLVDLLKRHRNGLTSRAINSLIRRAADAITNLAHENSNIKTRVRMEGGIPPLAHLLDFADAKVQRAAAGALRTLAFKNDENKNQIVECNALPTLILMLRSEDAAVHYEAVGVIGNLVHSSPNIKKEVLLAGALQPVIGLLSSCCSESQREAALLLGQFAATDSDCKVHIVQRGAVRPLIEMLQSPDVQLREMSAFALGRLAQDPHNQAGIAHNGGLVPLLKLLDSKNGSLQHNAAFALYGLADNEDNVSDFIRVGGVQRLQDGEFIVQATKDCVAKTLKRLEEKIHGRVLNHLLYLMRASEKGCQRQVALALAHLCSSDDQRIIFIDHYGLELLIGLLGSSSSKQQLDGAVALSKLANKALTLSPVDAAPPSPTPQVYLGEQYVNNATLSDVTFLVEGKRFYAHRICLLASSDAFRAMFDGGYREKEARDIEIPNIRWEIFELMMRFVYCGSVDVTLDIALDLLRAANQYLLEGLKRLCEYTIAQDISPENVSSMYELSEAFNAISLRHACILFILEQFDKLSSRPGHSLLIQRIIPEIRNYFVKALTKANSHDNRL from the exons ATGGAACTTCAGAGGCGCCAAGATCAGAGCCTCTCCCAGCGGAAGGGCCAGAAACGGAAGCTCGACGAGGAGCAGCACCACGAGGACCGCCAGATCTTGCCGGCGCCGCCCACCGCCGACGAGCGCGCCGCACTCCTATCCGACGTCGCCGAACAGGTGAGCATCCTCGAGTCGACTTTCACGTGGAACGAAGCGGACAGATCCGCGGCCAAGCGCGCCACTCACGCGCTCGCCGATCTCGCGAAGAATG AGGATGTGGTGAACGTGATTGTTGAAGGAGGCGCGATTCCGGTGTTGGTGAAGCATCTTCAAGCGCCGCCTCTCAGTGACCTTGTCCAGCATCCGTTGCCGTTTGAGCACGAGGTTGAGAAAGGGAGCGCTTTCGCACTAGGACTTCTTGCCGTCAAG CCTGAACATCAGCAGCTGATTGTTGACAGTAGTGCTTTAACTCATCTTGTTGATCTTTTGAAGAGGCACAGGAATGGCTTAACTTCTCGTGCTATTAATAGTCTCATTCGTAGGGCAGCAGATGCTATTACTAATCTTGCTCATGAGAACAGCAACATTAAAACCCGTGTCAG GATGGAAGGTGGAATTCCACCACTTGCTCATTTGCTTGATTTTGCTGATGCAAAGGTGCAAAGAGCAGCTGCTGGTGCTCTGCGAACCCTGGCttttaaaaatgatgaaaataaaaatcag ATAGTCGAATGCAATGCTCTTCCAACTTTGATTCTAATGCTACGTTCTGAAGATGCTGCTGTTCATTATGAAGCG GTTGGTGTGATTGGAAATTTAGTCCACTCTTCACCTAATATAAAGAAAGAAGTTCTTCTCGCTGGAGCTTTACAACCAGTTATTGGATTACTTAG TTCCTGCTGCTCTGAAAGCCAGAGAGAAGCAGCCTTGTTACTTGGACAATTTGCAGCAACTGATTCAGACTGCAAG GTTCACATTGTACAGAGAGGTGCTGTCCGACCTTTGATAGAGATGCTTCAGTCTCCTGATGTACAACTCAGGGAAATGTCTGCTTTTGCATTGGGAAGATTGGCCcag GACCCACATAACCAGGCTGGTATTGCACACAATGGTGGCTTAGTGCCGTTGCTCAAGCTTCTTGACTCAAAAAATGGGTCTTTGCAACATAATGCTGCTTTTGCTCTTTATGGCCTTGCAGATAATGAG GATAATGTGTCCGATTTCATTAGGGTAGGTGGAGTTCAAAGACTGCAGGATGGAGAATTTATTGTTCAA GCAACTAAAGATTGTGTAGCCAAAACGTTGAAAAGATTAGAGGAGAAGATTCATGGTCGT GTGCTGAACCATTTGTTATATCTCATGCGAGCTTCAGAAAAGGGCTGTCAAAGACAAGTTGCTTTGGCTCTTGCACATCTTTGCTCTTCAGATGATCAGAGAATAATTTTTATCGATCACTATG GTCTTGAGTTGCTTATTGGGCTTCTTGGCTCATCTAGCTCTAAGCAGCAACTTGATGGTGCTGTAGCTTTAAGCAAGTTAGCCAATAAAGCCTTGACCTTGTCTCCTGTGGATGCTGCTCCTCCTTCTCCAACACCACAG GTCTATTTAGGAGAGCAGTATGTAAACAATGCTACATTGTCTGACGTTACATTTTTGGTTGAAG GCAAACGATTTTATGCTCATCGAATTTGTCTTCTTGCATCATCAGATGCATTTCGTGCAATGTTTGATGGTGGTTACAGG GAGAAGGAGGCAAGGGACATAGAGATTCCAAATATTAGATGGGAGATTTTTGAGTTGATGATGAG ATTTGTATATTGTGGATCAGTTGATGTCACTCTGGATATTGCTCTAGATCTTCTCCGAGCAGCCAATCAATATCTTTTGGAAGGACTTAAGAGACTCTGTGAGTACACAATTGCACAG GATATATCGCCAGAGAATGTGTCAAGTATGTATGAACTTTCAGAAGCCTTCAATGCAATATCATTGAGGCATGCATGCATCCTTTTTATCTTGGAGCAATTTGATAAATTGAGTTCAAGGCCAGG GCACTCTCTTCTGATTCAGCGCATAATACCAGAGATCCGCAATTACTTTGTTAAAGCTCTTACAAAGGCCAACTCTCATGACAACCGACTGTAG
- the LOC114401333 gene encoding putative leucine-rich repeat receptor-like serine/threonine-protein kinase At2g14440: protein MSLSFFLLLLFFPFSLSQTPPRGLLINCGAHSAAQFDNRTWLPDSGFISSGSPKTVTTPVLFPTLHTLRSFPRQVKKHCYNIPVYRGAKYLVRTTYFYAGVNGADHPSPPVFDQILDGTLWSVVNTTRDYSDGNSSFYEGLFLAQGKIMSLCIGSNTYTDSDPFISALEFLILEGSLYNTSDFTKYGLALVARHSFGYSGPPIRYPDDLFDRVWEPFGQSNSTQASTDNVSVSGFWNLPPAKIFETRIGSDQLETLQLRWPTASLPSSNSKYYYIALYFADDTAGSRIFNISVNGITYYHNLNVIPSGVVVFASQWPLSGPTTITLTPAASSSLGPLINAGEVFDVLPLGGRTLTRDVIALEKVKQSLRNPPLDWNGDPCMPRQYSWTGISCSEGPRIRVVTLNLTSMDLSGSLSPFVANMTALTNIWLGNNSLSGQIPDLSSLKILETLHLEDNQFSGEIPSSLGDISSLQEVFLQNNNLTGQIPANLIGKPGLDIRTSGNNFLSPPAS, encoded by the exons ATGTccctctccttcttcctcctcctcctcttcttccctttctctctctcccaaACACCCCCCAGAGGCTTACTCATCAACTGCGGGGCCCACTCCGCTGCCCAATTCGATAACCGCACGTGGCTCCCCGACTCGGGCTTCATCTCTTCGGGCTCCCCCAAAACCGTCACCACCCCTGTTCTTTTCCCAACTCTGCACACCCTCCGCTCCTTCCCTCGCCAGGTCAAGAAGCACTGCTACAATATTCCCGTGTACCGCGGCGCAAAGTACCTCGTTCGGACCACCTACTTTTACGCCGGAGTCAACGGCGCTGACCACCCCTCGCCGCCGGTCTTCGACCAGATCCTCGACGGGACCCTCTGGAGCGTCGTCAACACCACCCGGGATTACTCCGATGGAAACTCTTCTTTCTACGAAGGGCTTTTCTTGGCTCAGGGCAAGATCATGAGCTTGTGCATCGGTTCCAATACTTACACCGATTCTGATCCCTTTATTTCTGCTCTGGAGTTCTTGATTCTCGAGGGTTCTCTTTACAACACCTCGGATTTCACTAAATATGGACTTGCCTTGGTTGCACGACACAGTTTTGGATACTCCGGACCACCCATTCG GTATCCTGATGATCTGTTTGACCGTGTCTGGGAGCCTTTTGGGCAGAGTAATTCTACCCAAGCAAGCACTGATAATGTTTCTGTTTCTGGTTTTTGGAATCTTCCACCTGCAAAAATATTTGAGACACGTATAGGATCTGATCAATTGGAAACCTTGCAACTGAGATGGCCCACAGCATCACTTCCTAGTTCAAATTCCAAATACTACTACATCGCTCTATACTTCGCTGATGACACTGCTGGATCAAGAATTTTTAACATAAGTGTGAATGGTATAACTTATTACCATAATTTGAATGTGATCCCATCAGGTGTTGTTGTATTTGCCAGCCAGTGGCCTCTTTCTGGTCCTACAACAATAACTTTGACCCCTGCTGCTAGTTCTTCCTTGGGCCCCTTAATCAATGCTGGTGAAGTTTTTGATGTGCTGCCACTTGGAGGAAGAACTTTAACTCGAGATG TTATTGCTTTGGAAAAGGTAAAACAGAGCCTCCGAAATCCTCCACTTGATTGGAATGGTGATCCTTGTATGCCTCGGCAGTACTCATGGACTGGCATCTCATGTTCTGAAGGACCACGTATCCGTGTAGTGACTTT AAACTTGACAAGTATGGATCTTTCTGGATctttatcaccttttgttgccaaTATGACAGCTCTGACTAACAT CTGGCTTGGGAATAACAGTTTATCAGGGCAGATTCCTGACCTCAGTTCACTAAAGATTTTAGAGACATt GCACTTGGAAGACAATCAATTCAGTGGAGAGATTCCCTCATCCTTAGGGGACATCAGCAGCTTGCAAGAAGT GTTTTTACAAAATAACAATTTGACTGGTCAAATTCCAGCAAATCTCATTGGAAAACCAGGACTAGATATCAG AACTTCTGGAAATAATTTCTTATCTCCTCCAGCATCTTGA
- the LOC114402345 gene encoding uncharacterized protein LOC114402345: MVSLEPIEGNLRSSDPPSSPRISFSAEFLDENNFISISPNAEYERDQEKERERARNAAEFEFLSNNTSSNNTVLTADELFFEGKLLPFWQMQHLEKLSKINLKTKEGEEEELEEEVVVVSNNNKEDSNSNSRVNWFVDDDPSPRPPKCTVLWKELLRLKKQRASSLSPSSSSSSSSSSASSLGDVAAKEGKEGSRSSNKEQHVKRVKKGLERARSATIRIRPMINVPICTQVKSSALPPLFPLKKGKLER; the protein is encoded by the exons atggtttcccTTGAACCTATTGAGGGCAACCTCAGATCTAGCGACCCACCTTCAAGTCCTAGAATATCTTTCTCAGCAGAGTTCTTAGATGAGAACAACTTCATCTCCATCAGTCCAAATGCTGAGTATGAGAGAGATCAAGAGAAGGAACGTGAGAGAGCAAGGAATGCTGCTGAGTTTGAGTTCCTTTCAAACAACACGAGCAGCAACAACACAGTGTTAACTGCTGACGAGCTTTTCTTTGAAGGGAAGCTCCTACCCTTTTGGCAGATGCAGCATCTAGAGAAGCTCAGCAAGATCAACCTCAAAACCAAAGAGGGAGAGGAAGAGGAGTTAGAAGAGGAAGTAGTAGTGGTGAGCAACAATAACAAAGAGGATAGTAATAGTAATAGTAGAGTAAATTGGTTTGTGGATGATGACCCATCTCCAAGGCCACCAAAGTGCACTGTTCTATGGAAAGAGTTGTTGAGGTTGAAGAAGCAACGTGCTTCTTCTTTGTcaccctcttcttcttcctcatcttcttcctcttctgcaAGCTCACTTGGTGATGTGGCTGCCAAAGAAGGGAAAGAAGGGTCAAGGAGTAGTAACAAAGAGCAGCATGTGAAGAGGGTAAAGAAAGGGTTGGAGAGAGCAAGGTCAGCTACTATTAGAATTAGACCAATGATTAACGTGCCAATTTGCACACAGGTCAAAAGCAGTGCCTTGCCTCCTCTTTTCCCactcaagaaaggaaaattagagag ATAG